The following proteins are encoded in a genomic region of Benincasa hispida cultivar B227 unplaced genomic scaffold, ASM972705v1 Contig245, whole genome shotgun sequence:
- the LOC120069119 gene encoding sodium/hydrogen exchanger 3-like, which produces MDSFAFLWQLGVKADPEAAHFTFFAVLLFVCYLTVRLFEKKRWLNDSITSLAIGIFTGIIVLLTTRGKSSHILEFNEQLFFIYLLPPIIFNAGFQVKKKQFFRNFLVIILFGAFGSVISFFIISLGSLNLLKKLDVGLVDTQDYFALGAILTATDSVCTLQVLKQDETPLLYSLVFGEGVVNDATSVVLFNAIKKFDLSHITSTSAIQLAGSFFGLFSGSTLLGIAVGLLCAFIIKKLSLGRHPTDYEVVPMILMAYLSYMMAELLLLSGILSVFFCGIVMSHYTSWNNVNDSSDNGIGSSRLIPRHAFATLSFVAEIFIFLYVGMDALDIEKWNVVRESPGKSVGASLILLGLVLVGRAAFVFPLSFISNLTRKHKKDHIGFKQQFTIWWAGLMRGAVSVALAYHQFARSDEKDQGDSIMITSTISIVLFTNVVFGLLTKSLVRRMIPRNNHSAHLYYPLLRELNDPLVDENDIESSTTELNQFHPESFMSFMRSPTKCFHYYWYKFDDCFMRPVFGGSESSLEHLTPSSSP; this is translated from the exons GGAATTTTCACTGGAATTATCGTTCTCCTAACGACTAGAGGAAAAAGTTCTCACATCTTAGAATTCAACGAACAGCTTTTCTTCATTTACCTTCTTCCACCCATAATATTTAATGCTGG GTTTCAGGTGAAGAAGAAACAGTTTTTCCGCAACTTTCTGGTAATCATATTGTTTGGTGCTTTTGGAAGTGTGATATCATTCTTCATCATATCACTAG GTTCCCTCAACTTACTCAAGAAATTGGATGTTGGCTTAGTGGACACACAAGATTATTTTG CACTTGGGGCAATCTTAACAGCAACAGATAGTGTTTGCACCTTGCAA GTTCTTAAACAGGATGAGACACCTTTACTTTATAGTCTGGTCTTTGGCGAAGGTGTGGTCAATGATGCTACCTCAGTGGTACTCTTCAATGCAATCAAGAAATTTGACCTCTCACACATCACTTCAACAAGTGCCATTCAGTTAGCCGGAAGTTTCTTTGGGTTGTTCTCGGGAAGCACATTACTGGGAATTGCA gTTGGGCTGCTATGTGCATTTATCATAAAGAAGCTATCCTTAGGCAG GCACCCTACAGATTATGAAGTTGTTCCAATGATTTTGATGGCCTACCTTTCGTATATGATGGCTGAA TTGTTGCTTCTTAGTGGTATTCTTAGTGTGTTCTTTTGTGGGATTGTCATGTCTCACTACACATCTTGGAATAATGTGAATGACAGTTCCGATAATGGGATTGGCAGTTCCAGACTAATACCACG CCATGCTTTTGCAACATTATCTTTCGTTGCAGAGATTTTCATCTTCCTTTATGTTGGTATGGATGCATTGGATATTGAGAAGTGGAATGTTGTTAGAGAAAG CCCAGGGAAATCAGTTGGAGCAAGCCTTATACTGCTAGGTCTTGTTCTTGTTGGAAGAGCAGCTTTTGTATTCCCACTCTCTTTCATTTCCAACTTGACCAGAAAGCATAAAAAAGACCATATTGGGTTTAAACAACAG TTTACAATTTGGTGGGCTGGACTCATGAGAGGTGCTGTATCAGTGGCACTTGCTTATCATCAG TTTGCAAGGTCAGACGAAAAGGACCAAGGGGATTCGATAATGATAACTAGTACCATTTCAATTGTTCTCTTCACAAACGTG GTGTTTGGATTATTGACAAAGTCCTTAGTAAGACGAATGATTCCTCGAAATAATCACTCAGCACATTTATATTATCCTTTACTTCGAGAATTAAATGATCCACTGGTTGATGAGAATGATATTGAATCAAGCACCACCGAACTAAACCAATTTCATCCAGAAAGTTTCATGTCGTTTATGAGATCTCCAACTAAATGTTTCCATTATTATTGGTACAAGTTTGATGATTGCTTCATGCGTCCTGTTTTTGGAGGGAGTGAATCATCATTGGAACATCTCACTCCCTCATCTTCTCCCTGA